A stretch of Pempheris klunzingeri isolate RE-2024b chromosome 19, fPemKlu1.hap1, whole genome shotgun sequence DNA encodes these proteins:
- the s100z gene encoding protein S100-Z, with protein sequence MGASPVELIIAANMEEGSLSFSSFPNKQVEPQRLLSQSSRTLTSRVRVIILAAEMPSQLEGAMDALITVFYNYSGNDGDKYKLNKGELKQLLNSELTDFLTSQKDPMLVEKIMNDLDSNKDNEVDFNEFVVLVAALTVACNDFFQEQKKKNK encoded by the exons ATGGGCGCCTCACCTGTGGAATTAATTATCGCCGCAAATATGGAGGAAGGCTCACTTAGCTTCTCCTCATTTCCTAATAAACAAGTTGAGCCGCAGCGTCTCTTATCACAATCGTCCAGGACTCTAACCAG CAGAGTGAGAGTTATCATCCTTGCAGCAGAAATGCCGAGCCAGCTCGAGGGTGCAATGGATGCACTGATAACAGTTTTCTACAACTACTCTGGAAATGACGGGGACAAATACAAGCTGAACAAGGGCGAGTTAAAGCAACTCTTGAACAGCGAGCTCACCGACTTCCTCACG TCTCAGAAGGATCCGATGCTGGTGGAGAAGATCATGAACGACCTGGACTCTAACAAGGACAACGAGGTGGATTTCAACGAGTTTGTTGTGCTGGTGGCCGCCCTGACTGTTGCCTGCAATGACTTCTTCcaagagcagaagaagaaaaacaagtag
- the ch25hl2 gene encoding cholesterol 25-hydroxylase-like protein 2, with product MTGNTALVMAGRPLRTEVSSWISDEDNVTGGQSQGSVLQPVWDYLQQNHYDLLRSPLFPVVLSIATYFFLVGVYTILDLLAPTWPCINRYRLHPDRPVTWPNIWTTLGVTIYNHLLYIFPAAVAQWLWRPPTLLPCEAPTFLSFFLGILGCMVVFDFQYYLWHLMHHRVPWLYRTFHAVHHQYNQPFSLVTQYLSGWELFSVGFWTTIDPILLQCHCLTTWGFMVFNIYVSTEDHCGYDFPWAMHNLVPFGLWGGAPKHDAHHQRPGTNFAPFFSHWDWLGGTNTVPTPSSHAAAGEPDEMKGRKD from the exons ATGACT GGAAACACTGCGTTAGTGATGGCAGGCAGGCCACTCAGAACTGAGGTTTCATCCTGGATATCGGATGAGGACAACGTAACTGGGGGTCAGTCCCAGGGCTCGGTCCTGCAGCCCGTCTGGGACTACCTCCAGCAGAACCACTACGACCTCCTGAGGAGCCCTCTCTTCCCCGTCGTCCTCTCCATCGCCACCTACTTCTTTCTGGTTGGTGTCTACACCATCCTGGACCTGCTGGCTCCCACCTGGCCCTGCATTAACCGCTACAGGCTCCACCCTGACAGACCCGTCACCTGGCCTAACATCTGGACGACCCTGGGTGTCACCATCTACAACCACCTGCTTTACATCTTTCCTGCTGCAGTCGCCCAGTGGCTGTGGAGGCCGCCCACCCTGCTGCCCTGTGAGGCACCCACTTTCTTGAGCTTCTTCCTGGGCATCCTGGGCTGCATGGTGGTCTTTGACTTCCAGTATTACCTGTGGCACCTGATGCACCACCGGGTACCGTGGTTATACCGCACGTTCCACGCTGTGCACCACCAGTACAACCAGCCTTTCAGCCTCGTCACCCAGTACCTGTCCGGCTGGGAGTTATTCAGCGTGGGATTTTGGACTACAATAGACCCGATCCTGCTGCAGTGCCACTGCCTCACAACGTGGGGCTTCATGGTCTTCAACATCTACGTTTCCACTGAGGACCACTGCGGCTATGACTTCCCGTGGGCCATGCACAACCTGGTGCCCTTTGGCCTCTGGGGTGGCGCACCCAAGCATGATGCTCACCACCAGCGGCCCGGCACTAACTTCGCCCCATTCTTCTCTCACTGGGACTGGCTGGGGGGCACCAACACGGTGCCAACTCCCTCCAGCCACGCTGCCGCAGGAGAGCCAGACGAGATGAAAGGGAGAAAAGACTAA